One Dreissena polymorpha isolate Duluth1 chromosome 9, UMN_Dpol_1.0, whole genome shotgun sequence genomic window carries:
- the LOC127845569 gene encoding uncharacterized protein LOC127845569: protein MFVTHAPTNSTTPDPGVGNSSLGLIGLGVFIFICLVCFTIFCRAFAKCMKSCCEFCSDCTKAMKRCCSGVSRRLCTGCRNCFCDRSCLTNSVNVLIPSNQTRSSAPPDDFRSPSVTPTSPPPIDWNSVLPAYVDAAAPPPTYSFAMRDMSVYIAPPPESPTNMPPPDYEEATRYHQNPADP, encoded by the exons ATGTTTGTCACCCACGCGCCGACCAACTCCACCACCCCCGATCCTGGTGTGGGTAACAGTTCTCTGGGTCTCATCGGTCTCGGTGTCTTCATTTTCATCTGCCTGGTGTGCTTTACAATTTTCTGTCGGGCGTTTGCCAAATGTATGAAAAGCTGCTGTGAATTCTGCTCCGACTGCACTAAGGCAATGAAGAGATGCTGCTCAGGGGTATCTAGGCGCTTGTGCACCGGGTGTAGGAACTGCTTTTGCGACCGATCTTGTTTG ACTAATTCCGTAAACGTGCTAATCCCATCAAACCAGACACGGTCGTCTGCGCCTCCAGACGACTTTCGATCCCCGAGTGTAACGCCCACGTCTCCACCCCCGATCGACTGGAACTCGGTACTTCCGGCCTACGTGGACGCCGCGGCGCCCCCACCCACGTACAGCTTTGCGATGCGGGACATGTCCGTTTACATAGCGCCACCACCGGAGTCGCCAACCAACATGCCACCGCCTGACTATGAGGAAGCTACTAGGTACCATCAGAACCCTGCAGATCCATGA